ATAGAATTATAGattaaggaaaataaaaataaaaaaaataaaaaatgatctcTGCTgaccgataaataattaaaggcgCAATCGAGCAAGCAATGGGGCCCCAGGGAGAATCGAAAGTGAACGGCATGCAGTTTCCACTCAATATacaaacaacaataataatagttgtaCTACAAAAACACAAACCACAACAACAGTAACAACGCGGTTGTGTACTTTTGATTAATCCAACAATCCCGATATATCTTAGAATGTACACACtacgtaatatatatatatatatatatatatatatacatgtatttatttatttataggcACAGGCAAAGCAAATCAAATCAAGGCGAATAAAATCAAGCAAACAACATCAACAACCCAAGGCACGTGTACTCCAGTCGAAACTCCCAAATAGGAAACATTTTTCGAAAGTTGCTGCAAATTTGATTAAAGGTTTATTATATCACCCACAAtcactttcaaaatttaaaaaggcataggggttgaaaaaaaaatgcccctgaaaacagattttttgaaaatatttcataaacaaaaaaaaattgtaataactttaacaagaaattttttttgtatctataaaatataaggtGTAATAgatgtttgaaatttcaaagcAAAATACTATACGACACCTTTGGAAATTTGTAGtgaattactatttttaaaacgttttacagaatcaaatttaaaaatagttcaaGCAAatgtattgtatttaattgttgttaattttgaaaactgttAAAAGACCTGGTAGGAAACCCAAATGTAACTTTTCCAAGAAAGTAAGTCGGAAAATGTTAAATGTTTATGTTCTAATCGTAATGTATAGTATCAATTGTAAATTACGATTGTGCTCAAGcttactatatatttatatataaatgtatatgtatctatatatataaaagatattttaactTGAGAGAGATGCCGAGTCCTCAGAGATCGGAATGCTGAGATTATAGCGGTAAGAGAGCAATGAAAGAGTATGATGAAAAAGgaagaatataaattataataaaaatataatgataatattaatatatatatatacttttttatatacacatacaataaataaatatgagaaatatttaaattaattattgtagtattgtttaaattttaagcatTAGTTATGGAACAATGAAGTTTAACAAAtggttaatttaacaataaatagaaCGCTGATAATCGagggaaaatatttaattgagttGTAACGGTCGACCcgtacaattattatttattaatcaaaaatagccattttttttttttttttttttttttttttttttttttggagtttgTAAAATAACTGAGGGACTTATCGGTAAAATacgatgaaaaaatataagcttTTAGTTATCTGAGCAGTAAACAAAATGGTGGATAAAAAGTGTCatcattagaaaaaattaaaaggatgaaaaaaatgaaaggcTGAGTCCATTCACGAAATATCTCATTCTCATTATATATTTCCGTAAGCATTTACGCcaaagtacataaaaaatgaaaaaagggGAAtaagataaagtaaaaaaagaaagctATCTATCTTTTTCATCGTGCGAAATTCATCCAAAAATAACGAAGCGCCGAAGAAAAATAGagtgctaaaaaaaaacataaaaaaaaggtcttaAGAAAAGAAAGACCGTGATCGCTAAAATCGTGCATCCAATCAGCCAGGCTTTTGTGTTTCCACGAATCACACAAGAAGACTATACACCacatgtatatctatatatatagtgtGTGGAGGTCCTTTTTTAACGTGCGTGTTGTACTTTTCGTTCCACAGCAACTCTTttctgtatgtatatatgcatatatatatacagccATGATCACCCTTTTACTTGCATTGGTCTATTCCCATTCAATTCTCGCCACGGCTATTCTCTGCGATTGGATATGCCGTAGAGATATGAAACCTCGAAGAGAGATGAAAGAAACAAAGATAGAAAGagatgaatatattttttctaaatggaTAAAACCAGTCCTCTATACTCTATAACTATAAACATCATCTCAcatacacacacgcacacacatgGGAAGACACATTATAAGATGATCCTTTGACGTTCGACAGTCTAAATCCCCTTCATCTCCATCATCTTAATCTTTTTTCTATTCTTATATAAACCATcatctcaaataaaaaaacaaaacccaCTAAtagctttgaaaaatttatttaaaattgatacaGTTTAATagattaaatcaattataagtAATAGCAAGTAAACTCTCGGTTCGGTTCGGATAATTGTCAGAGTAGAGGAAATGTTGCTTCTTAAATGTTAGCTCTCTTCTTATtggctataaataattacaaatggTAAGATGGAACTGAATAGAACCCAGACGTTAACATTTCTATTGTTCCGAGACCGAGATATGATTAGAGAAACTCTCACTCGGTGActtttcttcttttaatttataatgctaCTCTGTAGCTCTGGAGCTCTGCTCGGGTGATATCTCGGCTGTCGTCTGTCTCTTTATTTACGGGAGATAATTTTACGGATAAGTCTATGGAATTTagtcttttgttttttacttaCCGATCCAAGTTGCAGCTGAAGAAAGGGGATGTGTGTAAAGAAGAAATAGAGATTGAGGTTTCGTAGATCGGCTGGTCTAAGACTGAGCGATTATAGTTGTAATAGCCATCGAGCATCGTGGCTGTTGTTTCATCGTCGGCTGTTGGAAATGCTATGTCCCCCCGGGTCATAACACGAGATAATATCCTGTCTCAAGGGTCATATCTTCCATCTTTCTTCTCACACTTTTAAACTCAgcttttgtatttattattttattttttatttacttgctgtaattatttcaaatacttatattatttttagttgcaTAACAAATTAGATTGTACTGCTACTAGCCTacggaaataaaatatctataaactaacttattttttaaactttataattacTAGTAATCACTAATTAGTAATTAGAGCGAggtcactattttttttcttattttttattttcatttcctgaagagaaaaataaaactgaaaatGTATGCGAtacataaattgttaataaaaaatataaaaaaataatttcataaaaaattaagagtaagattttttttaaaaaacaaatttaaaattattaataaagtcaatatttaattaaataaaatgttgaaaaaatgggcattttaaaaatttgaaaattgataagtgcattttttgtaaacattatttttttaattatttactctataatttaaaatttttttgtctgcCACATTCACTCTCAcgcttattttcaaaaaaaataataaataataaaaaggaaatgagaaaaaatgatGGTGATTTGATCGGGGAATTGAACCCAGGTCTTTtgataatgaatattaataataaataataataataattgtattttaattacaaaactaggtatacaaataaatgaaattaaaaaatatatatatctatataacaATTATGTCCTTGGAGCGCCATAGGCATCCGGCATGCGTTCAATAGTGTAACGATGTTGGGCGACATACATGATGGGCACACCGGGAATTTTTCTGATCCTCCGCTTCAAGTCCTTGTCGTTTGTGGCGACGATGTAGCACTTGTGCTGCGTGACCCTCTGGACTATACAGTCATCGGCGTACGTGCCCTTGTGAGTACATGGGAGTCTTTCGAATCGCGGGTCCTTGATCAGTCTCAACGCGATACTGTACTTCCGGCCCAGTTTTTCCAACTCCCCGACCACACAATCTGTCACATAGGGAATGCACTTTGCGTACAGACATCCCATCATGTTTTCAATTATatctagtttatttttaaccgaaaaatttatgaaattcgTATCTATCAGTATGCGGTACGGAGGTCCCAGTTGTGTGTTGTATTCAAAAAATAGCGCAGATGATATTTGAGGGCTAAAATTAAATCAGTCATCATTAATGAcatgaattattaatgtaacttaattaataaatagattaattacttacacttctttaattttcaaagcAGTCGGATCCtctttttttgcttttttcgGCGCTGctcttttttcttcttttctgaaaaataaatatttataatcatcagaactaatgattaattaataattaaaattaattacatacatTCTTGAATCACTTaaacttatcatttttttcatttgcgCGAATCTTTGCATCACAACTTTTCgtgttttcttatttttaccctaaaaaaaaaaaataattaattgataatttcaaataattgaatacaaattaataataaatatgattaccattttgtataaaataaaaaaattaattggataAACAATCAACACGTGTAATCCCGAcagtttatttatcaaaaatgtcACATTAGTTTCTTAAGGTTAGGAAAtgagttttcaaattttctagtAGATGGCGCCAAATATTTGAATGGTAAATCATTCAAAATCTCTACATTAtcgatgaatatttttttatagtttatcatatgatatatttatatttttttttttcaataattttcattccaaatttcaattttggaaaaatataaactcgacctagatttttttcaattattcttttttttaaaaaactatttaagaaattattttacaaacgttttattaatgaacaataaattattgaaatttgagtaatacaaaaatttattattagattttttcaataaatttgaaatcaagtttttaaatgtgaaaataaaaaaaaagttaataataattatattagattttttattgcattcAATAGCAGtgatgattttttctaaaacaaaaaaaaaaaggttggTAATGATTTACAAATATACGAAATATTTGAGTTTAGTCTAAAGAACTGACAGACGTGTTCGTTAAATATGATGAATCTAGTATTTCCAGCCCTCGGAATATCAAGAGCACTTATGTGTCAATCGATGCAAACAGAGATAGTACTTAGACGTCAATTagtaaactgaaaataatttcatttagtTATAACACGGACACTTTTATTTCAGACAGATTCAGCTCATTCGCGAAACAACTTGTTCTATTTAAAACcagtaatcatttttattcatactatagataaaaatgtcgttaacaatttatttaataagtttattaTGTTCAATTAAGTTTATTTGTGGACACAGgatacttttatcaaaaacGATTCACCAAAAACAGGCGGCTTttacggtaaaaaaaatttatttttaattaattaaattttttcctgtaatttttttttttttttacagtcgGATTTAGTTGATAAATGTTACCCGGAAGTCCAATCATTTCTACTGATAtttgaacagaaaaatttgcCGCTCTACAGTTCAttcaaatatgaaaaatttggcGCGATAAATCTTATggataattttgataaatacaaAACGATTCCGCGGGATCAAAAGAGCCCGATAGCGGGTGCTATTTTTATGTCGTCATCGCCGCTGAAATTTAATCGGACACTCAATAATTCAAGTTGGCATAATTATaagcagtttttttttgtcgtagACAGTGGGAATAGTAATTGTGACaattcaaaagaatttttattggaaGCTTGGAAAAATGATGTACTCAATTgtgtatttttatgttttgataGTAATGAGGCTcagtatatttatacattcaaTCCGTTTAATGACTTTGCCCCAAAACCatgggaaaaaatttcacagattattagtattaataatcATCCTTGGACATTATTcagacaaaaatttacaagttagttaatttttttatttttattcaattaaattctttattaatttttcagttaaagaaattttcaaaattttattgataaaaattaatttatttacagatgAATCATGCAgcgaattattttatgaaaaaacaacGAATTTTGGAGGGTATCCAATAAAATTAGCTGCAACAAATTTCCCTCCATATGTTTCATACTCgataataaacaaaactaTCGTCAACATATCCGGCTACGACTACTTGATAAATAAAGTTCTATGGAAAAAATTGAACACCACATACCAGATCTACGATAAGTACAACGGGTCTGCTCCTTCATCAACAGCATCACCAGATACCGCAAACTCAACTcagtttccaaaaaaaaatttatcgctcaacaaattaatatcaaaagaaACAGATTTTCTGATGAACTCTCTATTTATCCGCAACATTGACCAGAAAGTTGAATTCGCTCACTTTGTTTTGCAGACAGGCATCACCGCTGTGACACGTCACCGGGGATATTTAAATAGCGCACAAAAGCTCCTATCATTCTTACCCCTAAACATCGCggtactttttttctttaccaGCATTTTTGGTTACGTGGTATTGAACTTTATATTAAAAGACCCgtactcaaataattttattgacattCTGCGGGTGTATTTGAGCTCGCCTCTGCCCAAATTACCCAGGACCTCCCACGGCAGGTTGTTTTTTGGCAGCATTCTTATTGTCTTTATGATAATAAACGCGGTAGTTCAAGGAAATTTAGCTAAAATATTCACTAGCGAAAAAAGTGTCCGTAATATTGAAACACTTGAggacataaataaattaaatttcactgcAGTGACCAACGGCTGGATCGGCGAGGTCTTGCGTCATGATAAAGTTaaacatattaaaataatagtaaacgACAGCCTGACTTGTGAAAACTTGGAGCCAAACGAAGCCTACGTTGAGGAAGAATTAAATCTTGGAAATACTGCATTTGTCGGCGACTGTCATATGCCAAAAAAATCACTGATACCGGGATTATTTCACGTCTACTATGCACGGCATCGATGGCCACTTTTTCCACAAGTTAAAAATCTATTGTTGAGGCTATTCGAGAGTGGGCTAAGGAATTAttggtttgaaaaaattgttggtAAAAAACGTCCTTATGATCCCACTAAATACCGACCACTGACTATGGATGACATgggtttcatttttaatattgcgatcatcggtttttttttgtcgacagctgtttttttatttgaattatggATCTcacgtaaaataaataatttacaaactaATGTACggtaagaattaataaatgattttaaaaaatttgataaattaaaatttttattctgacccatataattttaatttttaaacttaccgctaaaaatgaaaaatttttaacaaaagagAAGTCAGTGGTTTTGggcgattttcaaaaattgaatttttcacaAATGCACGTGAAAATCGATTAGTTTTAAAGATATCGTCTGACAACATTAATATTCTTCgcgaaatatattttatttcagtctAACCGTTTTTTGAGTTTgaaaagatgaaaaatttactaataatagtTTAGAGCTCCTAGAGTTCAATAAAATCGAGGTTTTGGGATTGGCCGACAGACTCAACGGtatttccagattttttttcatagaattttctggatatttaaaaaaaattttaattttttagattatcccgtatatttataaaatgaaaaaaaattccattgttTCAATGACCTAAAAATCTgagatttatttatcaatctaataaaaaatagtcgttaatagatattttatgactcaatagtgagaaaaaaatataataattacagttgacaaatataattttaattgctttttaAACTCTGTTATAAAGAGTAgttcggaattttttttaccacaaTTCTTCTATTTATCTTTTCAaacacttaattattttaaaaaaatgatttttacctggattgttatatattttgtagcaggtaatatataattctagttatcaataaaataaatcgttatattagtaataaagtaatcaatatattgaatttttcagaaaaaatctatataattGATGGAAAAAAAGGTTTCGGTGATGGTGAGCAAGATTGGGGCTACGTAACAGTCCGACCAGGTGCTCATATGTTCTGGTGGCTGTATTACGTTAATCCACCTGGGCTTAATTCttcaatcaattttaatgTATTCGATAAGCCACTACTAATCTGGCTCCAAGGAGGCCCTGGATTGTCGTCAACCGGCCTTGGGACCTTCGAGGAACTGGGCCCACTTGAcgtaaatctaaataaacGAAACTACACATGGATAAATGATTACAACATATTATTCATCGACAATCCCGTGGGTGTGGGGTTCAGTTACGTCGACCATAATTATAAGTACGCTAAAAACACGACT
This genomic window from Microplitis demolitor isolate Queensland-Clemson2020A chromosome 6, iyMicDemo2.1a, whole genome shotgun sequence contains:
- the LOC103572769 gene encoding rRNA-processing protein FCF1 homolog; translation: MGKNKKTRKVVMQRFAQMKKMISLSDSRIKEEKRAAPKKAKKEDPTALKIKEVPQISSALFFEYNTQLGPPYRILIDTNFINFSVKNKLDIIENMMGCLYAKCIPYVTDCVVGELEKLGRKYSIALRLIKDPRFERLPCTHKGTYADDCIVQRVTQHKCYIVATNDKDLKRRIRKIPGVPIMYVAQHRYTIERMPDAYGAPRT